Proteins from one Paenibacillus amylolyticus genomic window:
- a CDS encoding PA domain-containing protein: MGILFLILALGASVFIGKEMLFVVLAIIVLLAQLGIYKFNLKIRGTLFWVYAVALVTGICFLVTKEFWLFALAILLLIVAGVWNVFFAGDEHKSGKVFRVVRRVFIGIVALVASVVWVVNLYVQPITGSVTLPAELTAEINNDQLDSTTTMLENIQKMNSFGSRTTGSEGHNQFIAWLQQQVTDMGFTVYRDKYTFDRWEEKKSSVIIDNEEIHVSSAFPYSGETDPNGVTGEFVYTKPGEYEEAKDKIAVVEIKNFKNFPMALVMNIREKVQAPGGIPSNEGDLVLTTALKHAKLEEAKEQGVKAVIIVWDGVSDEKAENQYIPFTERYFGIPAVWVNKTAGQKVINAAEEHKTGTVILEAETQKNAPTESFYVKIEGKNKRNRSL, translated from the coding sequence ATGGGGATTCTATTCCTGATTCTAGCGCTTGGTGCTTCTGTATTCATCGGGAAAGAAATGTTGTTCGTTGTACTAGCAATAATCGTGCTATTGGCACAATTAGGAATTTATAAGTTTAACCTCAAGATAAGAGGTACACTGTTTTGGGTCTATGCAGTTGCCCTGGTAACCGGAATTTGTTTCTTGGTCACTAAAGAGTTTTGGTTATTCGCACTTGCAATTCTACTGCTGATCGTAGCAGGGGTTTGGAATGTGTTTTTTGCTGGTGATGAGCATAAGAGCGGGAAGGTTTTTCGAGTGGTTCGGAGAGTGTTTATCGGTATTGTCGCTTTAGTTGCCAGTGTGGTTTGGGTCGTTAACCTATATGTTCAGCCTATTACGGGGTCTGTTACTCTGCCTGCGGAATTGACTGCTGAAATCAACAATGACCAGCTTGATTCTACAACCACCATGTTGGAAAATATCCAAAAAATGAATTCCTTTGGCAGCCGTACAACGGGATCGGAAGGTCATAATCAGTTCATTGCATGGTTACAGCAGCAGGTGACGGATATGGGCTTTACTGTGTACCGTGATAAGTATACTTTTGACCGCTGGGAAGAAAAGAAAAGCTCTGTGATCATTGATAACGAGGAAATTCATGTATCCTCTGCGTTTCCTTACTCTGGCGAGACCGATCCAAATGGAGTAACCGGAGAGTTCGTCTACACCAAACCTGGTGAGTACGAGGAAGCCAAGGATAAAATAGCCGTAGTAGAAATCAAGAACTTTAAGAATTTCCCCATGGCACTGGTGATGAATATACGTGAAAAAGTTCAAGCGCCGGGCGGTATTCCTTCGAATGAGGGCGATCTGGTCCTTACCACAGCTTTGAAGCACGCTAAATTGGAAGAAGCCAAGGAACAGGGCGTGAAAGCAGTCATTATCGTCTGGGATGGTGTTTCAGATGAAAAGGCTGAGAATCAATACATCCCATTCACGGAGCGTTATTTCGGAATCCCCGCAGTTTGGGTCAATAAAACAGCAGGGCAAAAGGTAATCAACGCAGCTGAGGAACATAAGACGGGCACAGTGATTTTAGAGGCAGAAACACAAAAAAATGCGCCGACTGAATCTTTTTATGTGAAAATTGAAGGAAAGAACAAAAGGAATCGATCATTATAA
- a CDS encoding GxGYxYP domain-containing protein, with protein sequence MIRKLAVLCVALVCTTVLSASAFAAADELKHINSIKWPQNQALPTFNKVERLDVANVYEESGDIKLLLTTLEGVINREKPRIYIQQNKADPWLQDLNVPYKQHDNVMDVLKKYAKEIKGIIVYDPQLPDSINVATTLAGLKNAVVASPELAQQLTAPPYHLSVIEDLQGKFKNRMDAYNWQYEHLWSQTTQRMLVGLSPDTSIPIPSGNFDSFQTVGVEKEQIRDASNRKTYDYDLSSYLGKEAVYLRFNDAFPQDGWGPAVHQVTVKADGQIIADFKTGSSEEEAFLYDRHNSKFLPGSDHRFADNGNYFVYEFKPAADTRQLTVSIEMWNQYKVSASNVQPLSSEEKEPYGYLRDYAVANKAMVFWLSTSVPEEKALFEKILSDVKPGTPYLGWFDNDFEGEVAGIELTSRHGVYVVPSDWFHNMTVFSGTNVKQQPAPKPVKSKLENKIYVTYTFGEGDNLQYDQNHMRNLWADPARGKVPINWTSSPLLYDAAPAILNYYRSTATPNDQLVAGPSGVGYFNPHVWPTGTFPDYLKQTFSYLKKTNMSYAFVLNRELGKDVPLSDSIAAAYEKNYKLPGLFLAGEDKANVQIMNGSFPISILRGISTVQDGKDILNRTKTEWGGKSPTFISVGINAWSMTPSDVLAITESLGAEFQVVKADEYFSLIRKAYDLSK encoded by the coding sequence ATGATTCGTAAATTAGCCGTTTTGTGTGTTGCCCTGGTCTGCACAACCGTGTTATCGGCTAGTGCATTTGCTGCCGCAGATGAGTTGAAGCATATAAATTCTATAAAGTGGCCTCAAAATCAAGCGCTTCCAACTTTCAATAAAGTAGAACGTTTGGATGTGGCGAATGTCTATGAGGAATCTGGCGATATCAAATTGCTTTTGACGACGCTTGAAGGGGTAATCAATCGGGAAAAGCCGCGAATCTACATTCAACAAAATAAAGCAGACCCTTGGCTGCAGGACTTGAACGTACCTTATAAGCAGCATGACAACGTAATGGATGTTCTCAAGAAATATGCGAAAGAGATCAAAGGCATTATCGTATATGATCCGCAGCTGCCGGACTCCATTAATGTGGCAACGACACTTGCCGGACTCAAAAATGCTGTTGTTGCCAGTCCTGAACTGGCTCAACAATTGACTGCTCCACCGTATCACCTGTCGGTAATCGAAGACTTGCAGGGCAAGTTCAAGAATCGTATGGATGCCTACAACTGGCAGTATGAGCATCTCTGGAGCCAGACGACTCAACGAATGTTGGTCGGATTGAGTCCAGACACCTCCATCCCGATTCCGTCCGGAAATTTTGATTCATTCCAAACGGTTGGCGTCGAGAAGGAACAGATTCGTGATGCAAGCAACAGGAAGACCTATGACTATGACTTGTCATCCTATTTGGGAAAAGAAGCAGTCTACCTCCGCTTTAATGATGCCTTTCCTCAGGATGGCTGGGGACCTGCCGTTCATCAAGTGACCGTGAAAGCAGATGGACAGATAATTGCGGATTTCAAAACAGGTTCTTCTGAGGAAGAAGCGTTTCTCTATGACCGACATAACTCCAAATTTTTGCCTGGAAGCGATCACCGCTTCGCAGATAATGGAAACTATTTTGTATACGAATTTAAGCCTGCAGCGGACACAAGGCAACTAACCGTATCGATCGAGATGTGGAACCAATACAAGGTATCTGCGAGCAATGTTCAACCACTCTCGTCTGAAGAAAAGGAACCTTATGGCTATCTCCGCGATTATGCTGTTGCGAACAAAGCCATGGTGTTCTGGTTGTCTACCAGTGTGCCAGAGGAAAAGGCGCTATTTGAGAAGATTCTGTCTGATGTAAAACCAGGGACACCTTATCTGGGTTGGTTCGACAATGATTTTGAAGGCGAAGTTGCTGGCATCGAACTCACATCTCGTCATGGTGTCTATGTTGTTCCTTCCGACTGGTTCCATAACATGACCGTATTTTCAGGAACAAACGTAAAACAACAGCCTGCTCCCAAACCGGTAAAATCCAAGCTGGAGAACAAAATCTATGTAACCTATACCTTTGGCGAAGGTGACAACCTGCAATACGATCAGAATCATATGCGCAACCTGTGGGCTGATCCCGCACGGGGTAAAGTGCCGATTAACTGGACCTCCAGTCCGTTACTCTATGATGCAGCACCTGCCATTCTAAACTATTACCGTTCAACGGCGACCCCAAATGATCAGCTAGTTGCAGGCCCGTCCGGCGTGGGTTACTTTAATCCGCATGTTTGGCCGACAGGCACATTCCCGGATTATCTGAAACAAACGTTCTCTTATCTGAAGAAAACGAACATGTCGTACGCTTTTGTGCTCAATCGTGAGCTTGGGAAAGACGTTCCGCTGAGTGATTCGATTGCAGCTGCGTATGAGAAGAACTATAAACTTCCAGGCCTGTTCCTCGCAGGCGAGGACAAAGCCAATGTTCAAATCATGAATGGCAGCTTTCCGATTTCCATTCTGCGAGGCATCTCAACGGTGCAGGATGGTAAAGATATTTTGAATCGTACCAAGACCGAATGGGGTGGCAAATCTCCAACGTTTATTTCGGTTGGGATTAATGCATGGAGCATGACCCCATCGGATGTGCTGGCGATTACGGAATCTCTTGGAGCCGAGTTTCAGGTGGTTAAGGCGGATGAATATTTCTCGCTGATCCGAAAAGCGTATGACTTATCCAAATAA
- a CDS encoding glutaminase family protein produces the protein MTTKFRPPSVPLVTVDPYFSVWSAADHLYEDHTRHWTNKTNGMVGLAVIDGKLRRFMGKVGSEERTAVQEPDVLVQTHLTVQPVTTRYTFQGEGIELHVQFNTPLLLDDLDLLSRPVTYLTFQAKSIDGASHQVKIYFDVTGEWCVNTSDQHITWERHVIEGQWNVMSMGTVDQPVLQLAGDDTRIDWGYMVLAVPQSSHIQTAIHSVTGREQYVRTGQLQIEDDHPQWRAVSDNMPVMAAEIDLGAVQDEPISEFLMLAYDDIHAIEYFQQPLPAYWKRNGLTFHEMLLRASQQYEEIQQRCDRFNLELMAESQAAGGEKYRDIVALTYRQAIAAHKLAADEEGNVLFFSKENFSNGCIATVDVSYPSIPLFLRYNPELIKGMMRPIYKYAMSPDWTFDFAPHDVGTYPKANGQVYGENKLEYQMPIEECGNMLLMAAAVSKYGGDIEFDRQHWEPLTQWADYLLHNGLDPVNQLCTDDFAGHLAHNTNLSIKAILGIAAYSYLCDRLGLKEGATYLEEARKMAQEWVAMADAGDHYKLTFDSPTESWSMKYNLVWNHLLDLHLFPKEIAAKELEYYMHKQNRYGLPLDSRETYTKSDWLVWCASMSSTKAQFESFISPLWDFMNETSSRVPVTDWYDTITAKQMNFQNRSVVGGFFIQLLMQQPAE, from the coding sequence ATGACGACTAAGTTCAGACCACCTTCCGTACCTCTGGTTACTGTGGACCCTTATTTTAGCGTATGGTCGGCCGCGGACCATCTGTATGAAGATCATACCCGGCATTGGACCAACAAAACGAATGGCATGGTGGGCTTGGCGGTGATCGATGGAAAGCTTCGACGATTTATGGGGAAAGTGGGATCGGAGGAGCGTACAGCTGTCCAGGAACCTGATGTGCTGGTGCAGACCCACCTGACTGTCCAGCCCGTAACAACTCGATATACGTTTCAAGGCGAAGGAATAGAGCTTCATGTTCAGTTCAATACACCTTTATTGCTGGATGATCTGGACCTGTTATCCAGGCCGGTGACATATTTGACTTTTCAGGCCAAATCCATCGATGGGGCATCCCATCAAGTCAAAATATATTTTGATGTGACAGGGGAATGGTGTGTAAACACATCCGACCAACACATTACATGGGAACGCCATGTGATTGAGGGGCAATGGAATGTCATGTCCATGGGCACTGTGGATCAGCCCGTATTACAGCTTGCCGGTGATGATACACGAATCGATTGGGGATATATGGTTCTGGCTGTTCCCCAATCTTCCCATATCCAGACGGCCATTCATTCAGTAACAGGCCGTGAGCAGTATGTACGCACTGGACAATTGCAGATCGAAGATGATCATCCTCAGTGGCGGGCTGTATCGGACAATATGCCGGTTATGGCCGCCGAGATCGATCTGGGGGCTGTCCAGGACGAACCGATATCCGAATTTCTCATGCTTGCGTATGACGATATTCATGCGATTGAATATTTTCAACAACCGCTGCCTGCGTATTGGAAGCGAAATGGATTAACATTTCATGAGATGCTGTTACGAGCATCTCAACAATACGAAGAGATTCAGCAGCGCTGTGACCGTTTTAATCTTGAACTCATGGCAGAGAGTCAGGCCGCAGGCGGTGAGAAATACCGGGATATTGTGGCGCTAACCTACAGACAGGCGATTGCGGCGCATAAGCTGGCTGCCGATGAGGAGGGGAATGTTTTATTTTTTTCCAAAGAGAATTTCAGCAATGGATGTATCGCTACGGTGGATGTCAGTTACCCTTCGATCCCACTTTTCCTCAGGTACAACCCTGAACTGATCAAGGGCATGATGCGTCCAATTTACAAGTATGCGATGAGCCCGGATTGGACGTTTGATTTTGCTCCTCATGATGTAGGAACCTACCCTAAGGCCAACGGTCAGGTGTATGGCGAGAATAAGCTGGAATACCAGATGCCGATTGAGGAATGCGGCAATATGCTGCTGATGGCAGCGGCGGTCAGCAAATATGGGGGAGATATCGAATTTGATCGGCAGCATTGGGAACCTCTTACGCAATGGGCAGATTATCTGCTGCACAATGGACTCGATCCTGTAAACCAGCTGTGCACGGATGACTTCGCCGGGCATCTGGCGCATAATACCAATTTATCGATTAAGGCCATATTGGGCATTGCTGCGTATTCCTACCTGTGTGACAGGCTTGGACTGAAGGAAGGGGCGACATACCTTGAGGAAGCTCGAAAAATGGCACAGGAGTGGGTGGCCATGGCAGATGCCGGGGATCACTATAAGCTGACGTTTGACAGTCCGACCGAGTCATGGAGCATGAAGTACAATCTGGTATGGAACCATCTGCTCGACCTGCACCTGTTCCCGAAAGAGATCGCCGCCAAAGAACTTGAATATTACATGCACAAACAAAATCGCTATGGCCTGCCCTTGGATAGCCGTGAAACGTATACCAAATCCGATTGGCTGGTATGGTGTGCCTCCATGAGTTCAACGAAAGCACAGTTTGAATCGTTCATCTCACCGCTGTGGGATTTCATGAACGAAACGTCATCTCGTGTTCCCGTAACGGATTGGTATGACACGATCACCGCTAAGCAGATGAATTTTCAGAATCGTTCTGTGGTTGGCGGGTTCTTTATTCAATTACTCATGCAACAGCCTGCAGAATAA
- a CDS encoding extracellular solute-binding protein, translating into MNRIWSKGVSVLLVSILVGGSLSGCTDSSGNGNSGEAADGSYKLKILHNWNGSGGSDNGITPVEEVIKEKTGVTLDWEYTKGSETEKVNQIFATQDLPDIYTGPAWGGELDGIIKAAKERAARRYFRQIGDYPNLAKSIAEENVPPALYEKAINAYDGKKYLLLQNQPAQNEDGMDWLYGFYVRKDIADKVGIDPQSVVTKEAFYTFLKAIKDANLQENGQPVFPLGGFSNGWSVGIGNTMFNSGGSYVDKGDGTVEHNFFTKGYEEYTLFYRKLVEEGLMDPEAFAQTDPIAKEKINQGRIAILAAHYPAILDASKEYVTSHPGSDYIPVGPLERADVEPNRPADLGIQGNNVTAITKNCKGACVDAALKFLDYMASDEGFMLARYGVQGVHWDMKEGKPVANKEWFDKFTADQSGKVRKNEGITIGLESITGPDRINSVAGGDIWADQKRLDAMEQARKILRPNGIHVITAYNPGDVITKAPEWEMLKPSMDRMSDAWKEAIFAKSDEAALGIINELREQLRKTGYDQAMQFTNENLKGKDVVTVQMPN; encoded by the coding sequence TTGAACCGAATTTGGTCGAAAGGCGTATCCGTATTACTCGTGTCCATCTTGGTTGGAGGATCGTTGAGCGGATGCACGGATTCATCAGGAAACGGGAATAGCGGAGAAGCAGCTGATGGTTCATACAAGCTCAAAATATTGCACAACTGGAACGGTTCGGGTGGTTCGGATAACGGAATAACGCCTGTGGAAGAAGTCATCAAGGAGAAAACGGGCGTCACGCTGGATTGGGAGTATACCAAAGGCAGTGAGACCGAGAAGGTAAACCAGATATTTGCCACGCAGGATCTGCCGGATATCTATACCGGACCCGCATGGGGAGGGGAGCTGGATGGCATTATCAAGGCGGCAAAAGAAAGGGCAGCTCGTCGATATTTCCGACAAATTGGGGACTATCCAAACCTCGCGAAATCCATTGCTGAAGAAAATGTACCCCCAGCGCTTTACGAAAAAGCGATTAATGCCTATGACGGCAAAAAATATCTGCTCCTGCAAAACCAGCCTGCCCAGAATGAAGATGGCATGGATTGGCTGTACGGCTTCTATGTTCGCAAGGATATCGCGGATAAGGTGGGTATAGACCCGCAATCGGTCGTGACTAAGGAGGCATTCTATACCTTCCTCAAAGCAATCAAGGATGCCAATCTGCAAGAGAACGGGCAGCCGGTCTTTCCACTGGGTGGCTTCAGCAACGGCTGGTCCGTCGGCATCGGCAATACCATGTTCAATTCAGGTGGCAGTTATGTTGACAAAGGTGACGGAACGGTAGAGCATAACTTTTTCACCAAAGGTTATGAAGAATACACCCTGTTCTATCGGAAACTGGTTGAAGAAGGGTTAATGGACCCGGAAGCATTCGCCCAGACTGACCCGATCGCCAAGGAGAAAATCAATCAGGGCCGCATCGCCATTCTTGCCGCACACTATCCGGCCATTCTGGATGCCTCCAAAGAATATGTCACTTCACACCCTGGAAGCGATTACATCCCGGTCGGCCCCTTGGAGCGTGCGGATGTTGAACCGAATCGCCCTGCGGATCTAGGCATCCAGGGCAACAACGTAACAGCGATCACCAAAAACTGCAAGGGCGCATGTGTAGATGCGGCGCTGAAGTTCCTCGATTACATGGCTTCCGATGAAGGATTTATGCTGGCAAGATACGGAGTGCAGGGCGTTCATTGGGATATGAAGGAGGGTAAGCCTGTTGCCAATAAGGAGTGGTTCGATAAATTTACGGCAGATCAATCGGGTAAAGTTCGCAAGAACGAAGGCATTACCATTGGTCTGGAATCCATCACGGGGCCAGATCGAATCAATTCGGTTGCAGGCGGAGATATCTGGGCCGATCAGAAACGGCTTGATGCCATGGAACAAGCCAGAAAAATTCTGCGTCCTAATGGCATTCATGTCATCACAGCCTATAACCCGGGCGATGTGATTACCAAAGCACCGGAATGGGAGATGCTGAAGCCTTCCATGGACCGGATGAGTGATGCCTGGAAGGAAGCAATCTTTGCAAAATCGGATGAAGCGGCGTTGGGCATTATCAACGAGCTACGCGAGCAGCTTCGAAAGACCGGATATGATCAAGCCATGCAGTTTACGAACGAAAACTTGAAAGGGAAAGACGTAGTTACCGTTCAGATGCCGAACTGA
- a CDS encoding carbohydrate ABC transporter permease: MTRKWSLFSVINYTILALVGFSMIYPFIYILAYSLNDGKDSMQGAIYFLPRQFTLENYAQVFDNARIWKAYQITIMRTVLGTFLHVILCTLMAYALSKKSLPGRSFFTFYIFLPTIFSAGFIPFFITLQKLHLINTFWVYVLPLLFNFMHIIIIRTFLQGIPEELEESAHIDGYGDFQIFIRIILPLSGPVLATISLFIGVAHWNDWFSGAYYVSNKDLIPVQTLLQEMLTEAESLSNSMQRAAQQGGQTIGSSGGAGATPESLRMALLVITVFPILCIYPFLQRYFVKGVMIGSVKG, encoded by the coding sequence ATGACACGCAAATGGTCCTTATTTTCAGTTATAAACTATACCATTCTCGCTTTGGTCGGATTCTCCATGATCTACCCGTTTATATACATCCTGGCGTACTCGCTGAATGACGGCAAGGATTCCATGCAGGGCGCGATCTATTTCCTACCACGACAATTTACACTGGAGAACTATGCCCAGGTATTTGATAACGCACGCATCTGGAAGGCGTACCAGATCACCATCATGCGAACCGTGCTCGGTACGTTCCTTCATGTGATTCTGTGTACACTGATGGCTTACGCGCTTTCGAAGAAATCCTTGCCAGGCCGTTCATTTTTCACCTTTTACATCTTTTTGCCTACGATTTTCAGTGCCGGATTCATCCCGTTCTTCATTACGCTTCAGAAGCTGCATCTGATCAACACCTTCTGGGTGTACGTCTTGCCGCTGTTATTCAACTTCATGCATATCATCATTATCCGGACCTTTCTGCAAGGAATTCCGGAAGAGCTGGAGGAATCAGCCCACATTGACGGGTATGGGGATTTTCAGATCTTCATTCGCATCATTCTGCCTCTCTCGGGACCCGTACTGGCAACCATCTCCCTCTTCATTGGGGTCGCCCACTGGAATGACTGGTTCTCGGGTGCCTACTATGTATCCAACAAGGATCTGATTCCGGTGCAAACCCTCCTGCAGGAGATGCTGACCGAAGCGGAGTCGCTGTCCAATTCGATGCAGCGCGCAGCACAACAGGGCGGGCAGACGATTGGCAGTTCAGGCGGAGCGGGTGCGACACCCGAATCCCTGCGTATGGCTTTGCTCGTCATTACGGTCTTCCCGATCCTGTGTATTTATCCGTTCCTGCAACGATATTTCGTAAAAGGAGTGATGATTGGTTCGGTGAAAGGTTAG
- a CDS encoding ABC transporter permease subunit — protein sequence MIKNSVLMKRIWKHKLFYLFMLPGIIWFFLFSYVPLYGIQVAFRDYTFVGGFTGSPWAGFKYFQQFFNYYQSGDIIRNTVIISLMKLLIGFPMPIILAILLNEIRMIRFKKTVQTLSYLPYFVSWIVVVTLMQRLLTPYGGPVNDLLGSFGTDPIQFLNNPTWFYQIIVGSDIWKNIGWNSIIFMAAIAGIDQQQYEAAKIDGAGRFQQIWHVTLPGIRNVAIILFILAVGNLMSAGYEQLLLLNGPATAGMGSVLDVHAINSGIREGRLSYAAAVGLFQSVIGLILVLTVNRIARKVSDVSLF from the coding sequence GTGATTAAGAACAGTGTGTTAATGAAGCGAATCTGGAAGCATAAGCTCTTTTACTTGTTCATGTTACCCGGCATCATCTGGTTCTTCCTATTCTCTTATGTTCCCTTATATGGAATTCAGGTTGCCTTCAGGGATTATACCTTCGTTGGCGGTTTTACCGGAAGCCCCTGGGCAGGCTTCAAGTATTTTCAACAGTTCTTTAACTATTATCAATCGGGTGATATCATCCGCAACACGGTGATTATCAGTCTTATGAAGCTGTTAATCGGCTTTCCGATGCCAATCATTCTCGCCATTCTTTTAAACGAAATACGCATGATCAGGTTCAAGAAAACCGTTCAGACACTTTCCTATTTACCCTACTTTGTATCCTGGATTGTGGTTGTCACCCTGATGCAGAGATTGCTCACGCCATACGGCGGGCCAGTTAATGATTTGCTGGGGTCGTTCGGAACTGATCCAATCCAATTTCTGAACAATCCCACCTGGTTCTATCAGATAATTGTTGGATCGGATATTTGGAAGAACATCGGCTGGAACTCCATCATATTCATGGCTGCGATTGCCGGAATTGACCAGCAGCAATATGAAGCTGCCAAAATCGATGGTGCAGGGCGTTTCCAACAGATATGGCATGTGACCCTGCCGGGTATCCGTAATGTCGCCATTATATTATTTATTCTCGCCGTGGGTAACTTGATGAGCGCGGGTTACGAGCAGCTGCTTCTCCTGAATGGACCTGCGACCGCTGGCATGGGCAGTGTACTTGACGTGCACGCCATTAACTCGGGTATACGGGAAGGACGTCTGAGTTACGCGGCAGCTGTGGGGCTGTTCCAGAGTGTAATTGGGCTGATTTTGGTGCTAACGGTCAACCGGATTGCCCGCAAAGTCAGTGATGTATCCCTGTTCTAA
- a CDS encoding glycosyl hydrolase-related protein yields MDVEEKKLPYTKAFLQPDHPHIMVESIKKAEDSNDIIVRLYETSGTRVKTKLSIGWNAEEVWEVDLMENNIASLELQDQTDVVLSFTPFEIISLQFKG; encoded by the coding sequence ATGGATGTAGAAGAGAAAAAGCTGCCCTACACAAAAGCATTCCTGCAGCCGGATCATCCGCACATCATGGTGGAATCGATCAAAAAAGCCGAGGACAGCAATGACATTATCGTCCGTCTGTATGAGACCTCGGGAACCCGGGTCAAAACGAAACTCTCCATCGGTTGGAATGCTGAAGAAGTCTGGGAAGTGGATCTCATGGAGAATAACATCGCATCGCTGGAGCTTCAGGATCAAACCGACGTAGTTTTGTCCTTTACACCATTTGAGATCATCTCACTGCAATTCAAAGGTTAG